A window of Papilio machaon chromosome 1, ilPapMach1.1, whole genome shotgun sequence contains these coding sequences:
- the LOC106719872 gene encoding CDK5 and ABL1 enzyme substrate 2 isoform X2 — protein sequence MSTNRNKYEKARRRLAAVTFLSNISLDGTFKDTELCQLLEKSSKVDKCDGGLKNGDVCHNVEKDIVLRNNIRGRNKAPQSPVNRMGGDNHSISSDSEHGHTTPVKTRGSHSFRERCQSGSAEHKDKHSSIRSRKAHIPSNITQEEKSSTESLSIGRFRTSTTCIPENHYFSKEVRIVRPTKGVTFKDERLAIAPMQGVPCAIYSTIPYSKTIRSARADIRKDGVRRRNTSGPRPLSSITDNGVDPFDLLGLEREEHGQDISYSKLLVPSRVCTRDQYRKIYDGDIGDKTSWKLLNRHPHVIARCFSYESSQRPTIASSPPHSSIETKTFDWDEGAILSQKIVQYCPNVLDDPELIAGKHRTLLTFTSYMTSIIDYVRPQDLKKELNDKFREKFPHIKLTLSKLRSIKKEMRKIAKHDCGGIDLLSVAQAYVYFEKLILANLINKDNRKLCAGACLLLSAKLNDVKGEMLKALIERIETTFRVNRKDLMKFEFAVLVALEFGLHVPPHEVFPHYQRLLHDS from the exons ATGTCTACGAATCGcaacaaatatgaaaaagcCCGACGTCGTCTTGCAGCTGtgacatttttatcaaatatatccCTGGATGGTACATTTAAAGATACAGAACTTTGCCAGTTATTAGAAAAAAGCTCCAAGGTTGACAAATGTGATGGTGGTCTGAAAAATGGCGATGTTTGTCACAATGTTGAGAAAGATATAGTGTTACGAAATAACATTCGTGGTCGTAATAAAGCGCCACAAAGTCCAGTTAATCGCATGGGAGGTGATAATCATTCTATAAGTTCTGATTCAGAGCATGGCCATACCACCCCTGTTAAAACTAGAGGCAGTCATTCGTTCAGGGAAAg atgCCAGTCTGGAAGTGCAGAACACAAGGATAAGCATTCATCAATCAGGAGCCGTAAAGCACATATTCCATCTAATATTACACAAGAAGAAAAGAGCAGCACTGAAAGTCTTAGTATTG gAAGGTTTAGAACAAGCACCACATGTATACCTGAAAATCACTATTTTTCCAAAGAAGTGAGAATAGTTCGTCCTACAAAAGGTGTTACTTTTAAAGATGAGAGACTTGCAATAGCACCAATGCAAGGTGTTCCCTGTGCTATATATAGTACAATACCATACTCTAAAACCATTCGAAGTGCAAG agCGGACATTAGAAAAGATGGTGTCCGTAGACGTAATACATCAGGACCTAGGCCACTGTCATCAATAACTGACAATGGAGTAGATCCATTTGATCTCCTAGGTCTAGAAAGAGAAGAGCATGGTCAAGACATATCTTATTCAAAGCTATTAGTGCCTTCACGAGTATGTACAAGAGATCAATATCGTAAAATTTATGACGGAGATATCGGGGACAAAACATCATGGAAGTTACTAAATCGTCACCCTCATGTTATAGCTAG GTGCTTTTCGTATGAGTCCTCGCAACGTCCCACGATTGCTTCGTCACCGCCGCACTCCTCTATAGAAACTAAAACGTTTGATTGGGACGAAGGAGCCATATTGTCACAAAAAATC GTTCAATATTGTCCTAACGTGTTGGACGATCCCGAGCTAATTGCGGGTAAACACAGGACTCTATTAACATTCACATCGTACATGACCTCCATTATTGATTATGTAAGACCACAGGATCTGAAGAAAGAGCTCAACGATAAGTTTAGAGAGAAATTCCCtcacattaaattaacattaagcaAACTTAGAAG tataaagaaagaaatgCGAAAGATTGCAAAACACGATTGTGGTGGTATAGATTTGTTGTCTGTCGCTCAGGCGTACGTGTATTTTGAAAAACTGATTTTAGCCAATTTGATAAACAAAGACAACAGGAAATTATGCGCCGGAGCCTGTCTTTTGTTGTCTGCAAAATTAAACGACGTCAAAGGAGAAATGTTAAAAGCTTTGATAGAG CGTATAGAGACAACATTCCGTGTGAACCGCAAAGACCTGATGAAGTTCGAGTTCGCGGTGCTGGTGGCGCTGGAGTTCGGGCTGCACGTGCCTCCTCACGAGGTGTTCCCGCACTACCAGCGGCTGCTGCACGACTCGTGA
- the LOC106719872 gene encoding CDK5 and ABL1 enzyme substrate 2 isoform X1: MSTNRNKYEKARRRLAAVTFLSNISLDGTFKDTELCQLLEKSSKVDKCDGGLKNGDVCHNVEKDIVLRNNIRGRNKAPQSPVNRMGGDNHSISSDSEHGHTTPVKTRGSHSFRERCQSGSAEHKDKHSSIRSRKAHIPSNITQEEKSSTESLSIGRFRTSTTCIPENHYFSKEVRIVRPTKGVTFKDERLAIAPMQGVPCAIYSTIPYSKTIRSARADIRKDGVRRRNTSGPRPLSSITDNGVDPFDLLGLEREEHGQDISYSKLLVPSRVCTRDQYRKIYDGDIGDKTSWKLLNRHPHVIARTKLLTRHKDRQWCFSYESSQRPTIASSPPHSSIETKTFDWDEGAILSQKIVQYCPNVLDDPELIAGKHRTLLTFTSYMTSIIDYVRPQDLKKELNDKFREKFPHIKLTLSKLRSIKKEMRKIAKHDCGGIDLLSVAQAYVYFEKLILANLINKDNRKLCAGACLLLSAKLNDVKGEMLKALIERIETTFRVNRKDLMKFEFAVLVALEFGLHVPPHEVFPHYQRLLHDS, translated from the exons ATGTCTACGAATCGcaacaaatatgaaaaagcCCGACGTCGTCTTGCAGCTGtgacatttttatcaaatatatccCTGGATGGTACATTTAAAGATACAGAACTTTGCCAGTTATTAGAAAAAAGCTCCAAGGTTGACAAATGTGATGGTGGTCTGAAAAATGGCGATGTTTGTCACAATGTTGAGAAAGATATAGTGTTACGAAATAACATTCGTGGTCGTAATAAAGCGCCACAAAGTCCAGTTAATCGCATGGGAGGTGATAATCATTCTATAAGTTCTGATTCAGAGCATGGCCATACCACCCCTGTTAAAACTAGAGGCAGTCATTCGTTCAGGGAAAg atgCCAGTCTGGAAGTGCAGAACACAAGGATAAGCATTCATCAATCAGGAGCCGTAAAGCACATATTCCATCTAATATTACACAAGAAGAAAAGAGCAGCACTGAAAGTCTTAGTATTG gAAGGTTTAGAACAAGCACCACATGTATACCTGAAAATCACTATTTTTCCAAAGAAGTGAGAATAGTTCGTCCTACAAAAGGTGTTACTTTTAAAGATGAGAGACTTGCAATAGCACCAATGCAAGGTGTTCCCTGTGCTATATATAGTACAATACCATACTCTAAAACCATTCGAAGTGCAAG agCGGACATTAGAAAAGATGGTGTCCGTAGACGTAATACATCAGGACCTAGGCCACTGTCATCAATAACTGACAATGGAGTAGATCCATTTGATCTCCTAGGTCTAGAAAGAGAAGAGCATGGTCAAGACATATCTTATTCAAAGCTATTAGTGCCTTCACGAGTATGTACAAGAGATCAATATCGTAAAATTTATGACGGAGATATCGGGGACAAAACATCATGGAAGTTACTAAATCGTCACCCTCATGTTATAGCTAG gACTAAGTTATTGACGAGGCACAAGGATAGACAATG GTGCTTTTCGTATGAGTCCTCGCAACGTCCCACGATTGCTTCGTCACCGCCGCACTCCTCTATAGAAACTAAAACGTTTGATTGGGACGAAGGAGCCATATTGTCACAAAAAATC GTTCAATATTGTCCTAACGTGTTGGACGATCCCGAGCTAATTGCGGGTAAACACAGGACTCTATTAACATTCACATCGTACATGACCTCCATTATTGATTATGTAAGACCACAGGATCTGAAGAAAGAGCTCAACGATAAGTTTAGAGAGAAATTCCCtcacattaaattaacattaagcaAACTTAGAAG tataaagaaagaaatgCGAAAGATTGCAAAACACGATTGTGGTGGTATAGATTTGTTGTCTGTCGCTCAGGCGTACGTGTATTTTGAAAAACTGATTTTAGCCAATTTGATAAACAAAGACAACAGGAAATTATGCGCCGGAGCCTGTCTTTTGTTGTCTGCAAAATTAAACGACGTCAAAGGAGAAATGTTAAAAGCTTTGATAGAG CGTATAGAGACAACATTCCGTGTGAACCGCAAAGACCTGATGAAGTTCGAGTTCGCGGTGCTGGTGGCGCTGGAGTTCGGGCTGCACGTGCCTCCTCACGAGGTGTTCCCGCACTACCAGCGGCTGCTGCACGACTCGTGA